A window from Purpureocillium takamizusanense chromosome 3, complete sequence encodes these proteins:
- a CDS encoding uncharacterized protein (EggNog:ENOG503P34T) has translation MVDCLGPSAALLQLESRRRNVAHRALLLASTASAAMPIDGQPPLIEGVRNLLVSVIPEAAPKGLDLVPAIGPHLNYHAEAALDGADLTLSFSLRASRLLRSERSAMRSEVALLQWLAKPGEGLLSPSLASRSGQLKQDGVYCSHCGGHHQTCDGATGTLLPFLPRLIKYGTARDIGQGEYTITRPAPGTSRAALAAPPYAAQEDDLDLQTGRLLRCISSQVSPNGKFGTAFAVLSPQSGGDDSVGHMGERPSTPDRDARYETWSDAFISLLESALRDAEDFKVAIRYEAIRDHVSRFKHFLDAVSVPRLVVVDAGEEHHTLVSALGSKAHAADWQCDMHGPDEPLLTARHPTDSMAETNGEAATGSDTAASQPRVGQRRASVPLMVTGIRGLGNSVFGDPLFASVLSRNDAAKIRFGFMPAMADRLDDAAACTHHSNLLEDAGHAEVRRLLYECHHAVIAIVREYCRRQSDSDDREMPARKRLTQALRRLDSMDDAGVVWCHHSDDDVYPVKRRRSDNHGSGDG, from the coding sequence ATGGTGGACTGTTTGGGCCCTTCAGCTGCCCTTCTCCAActcgagagccgccgccgcaacgtcGCACACCGCGCGCTTCTGTTGGCATCCACCGCCAGTGCCGCCATGCCGATAGacgggcagccgccgctgatCGAAGGCGTCCGAAACCTTCTCGTCTCCGTGATCCCCGAAGCAGCGCCCAAaggcctcgacctcgtcccaGCCATAGGGCCCCACCTGAATTACCACGCGGAAGCCGCACTTGATGGAGCCGATTTGACGCTGTCCTTTTCTCTccgggcgtcgaggctctTGCGCTCTGAGCGTTCTGCCATGAGGTCAGAGGTTGCCCTCTTACAATGGCTGGCCAAACCTGGCGAGGGCCTCCTGTCCCCGTCACTCGCCAGCAGATCGGGCCAGTTGAAGCAAGACGGGGTTTATTGTAGCCACTGCGGCGGACATCATCAGACATGCGATGGCGCCACAGGCACGCTGCTGCCCTTCCTACCTCGGCTGATCAAGTATGGGACTGCAAGAGACATTGGCCAGGGCGAATACACCATCACAAGGCCGGCTCCGGGTACGAGTAgagcggcgctggcggcgccaccCTACGCCGCCCAGGAAGACGACCTCGATCTCCAGACTGGGCGCCTGCTGCGATGCATATCATCTCAAGTCTCCCCCAATGGCAAGTTCGGCACCGCATTCGCCGTTTTGTCGCCCCAATCAGGCGGCGATGATAGCGTTGGCCACATGGGAgagaggccgtcgacgccagaTCGAGATGCGCGCTACGAGACATGGTCCGACGCATTCATTTCTCTCCTGGAGTCGGCTCTTCGCGATGCCGAGGACTTCAAGGTCGCCATTCGATACGAGGCAATCAGGGACCACGTGAGTCGATTCAAGCATTTCCTAGATGCCGTATCGGTGCCGCGTTTGGTTGTAGTCGATGCCGGTGAAGAACACCATACCCTTGTCTCTGCGCTTGGAAGCAAAGCGCACGCTGCCGATTGGCAGTGCGACATGCATGGACCCGATGAGCCTTTGCTCACAGCCAGGCACCCGACGGATTCCATGGCAGAGACGAACGGTGAAGCGGCCACTGGTTCCGACAccgcagccagccaacctAGGGTCGGCCAAAGGAGGGCGTCTGTGCCATTGATGGTGACAGGCATCCGAGGGCTGGGAAACAGCGTCTTCGGGGACCCCCTATTCGCTTCAGTTCTTAGCAGGAATGACGCTGCAAAAATTCGTTTTGGTTTCATGCCCGCAATGGCTGACCGACTCGATGATGCAGCCGCGTGCACTCACCACAGCAACCTTTTAGAGGATGCAGGGCACGCCGAAGTCCGTCGCCTTCTCTACGAATGCCACCATGCGGTCATTGCCATAGTGAGGGAGTACTGCCGGAGGCAGAGTGATAGTGATGATAGGGAAATGCCTGCCAGGAAGAGGCTGACTCAGGCTCTTCGGAGGCTTGATAGCATGGACGATGCGGGAGTCGTATGGTGTCACCATTCTGATGACGATGTCTATCCGGTCAAGCGGCGGAGATCGGACAACCATGGGAGTGGCGACGGGTGA